One Pongo abelii isolate AG06213 chromosome 12, NHGRI_mPonAbe1-v2.0_pri, whole genome shotgun sequence DNA segment encodes these proteins:
- the C12H2orf81 gene encoding uncharacterized protein C2orf81 homolog isoform X5 translates to MNVRQERQVRDRGVTRSKAEKVRPPTVPVPQVDIVPGRLNEAEWMALTALEEGEDVVGDILADLLARVMDSAFKVYLTQQCIPFTISQAREAMLQITEWRFLARDEGESAVAEDPTWGEDEEPSACTTDSWAQGSVPVLHAPTSEGLENFQGEVHSSGASPDSSAITPALHFPTSHCPSAFPQDPGGVDRIPLGRSWMGRGSQEQMESWEPSPELRVTSAPPPTSELFQEAGPRGPVEEADGQSRGLSSAGSLSASFQLLVEEAPADDADPSLDPYLVASPQASTEMGHPLGFHLSLEDLCCCMPQLDAAGNRLELRSEGVPCIASGVLLSYPSVGGATRPSASFQQQRAGPSDVRLSAHHHWMRRKAAVKRLDPARLPCHWVRPLAEVLVPDSQTRPLEAYRGRQRGEKTKARAEPQALGPGTRVSPAAFFPLRPGIPFRALDSGPALLFPTLNLGLSSPSLESKLPLPNSRIRFLTTHPVLPDVARSPSPKVWPSARWPSGWEGEAELLGELWAGRTRVLPQGLELADSLADGLDPGRWPRTTPPVLEATSQVMWKPVLLPEALKLAPGVSMWNQSTQVLLSSGVPEQEDKEGSTFPPVEQHPIQTGAPKPQVTVAQLMKNSAPKVWSRSSKPAASL, encoded by the exons aggcaggagaggcaggtcCGAGACCGCGGGGTGACCCGGTCCAAGGCGGAAAAAGTGCGGCCGCCCACTGTGCCAGTGCCGCAGGTGGATATTGTACCTGGGCGGCTCAATGAGGCCGAGTGGATGGCGCTTACGGCCCTCGAGGAGGGCGAGGACGTGGTAGGGGACATCTTGGCCGACTTGCTGGCTCGAGTCATGGACTCTGCTTTCAAAGTCTACCTGACTCAGCAG TGCATTCCATTCACCATCAGCCAGGCCCGGGAGGCCATGCTGCAGATCACCGAGTGGCGCTTCCTGGCCCGGGACGAGGGAGAATCTGCAGTAGCTGAGGACCCCACATGGGGTGAGGACGAGGAGCCTTCGGCGTGCACGacggactcctgggctcagggttCAGTGCCCGTGCTGCACGCGCCCACCTCGGAGGGCCTGGAGAACTTCCAAGGCGAAGTACACTCCTCAGGAGCCTCTCCGGACTCCTCTGCCATTACTCCTGCTCTCCACTTTCCGACATCTCACTGCCCGAGTGCATTCCCCCAGGACCCTGGGGGCGTGGACCGGATCCCTTTAGGAAGGTCGTGGATGGGTCGAGGCTCCCAGGAGCAGATGGAATCTTGGGAACCTTCTCCGGAGCTGAGAGTCACCTCGGCCCCTCCTCCCACATCAGAGCTGTTTCAGGAGGCAGGGCCCAGAGGTCCTGTAGAGGAAGCGGACGGCCAGTCTAGAGGCCTCTCCTCGGCCGGGTCCTTGAGCGCGAGCTTCCAACTGTTGGTGGAGGAGGCGCCTGCCGACGATGCCGACCCTTCTCTGGATCCGTACCTGGTAGCCAGCCCCCAGGCCTCAACCGAGATGGGACACCCCCTCGGCTTCCATTTGTCGTTGGAGGACCTCTGCTGTTGCATGCCCCAACTGGACGCGGCTGGGAATCGGCTGGAACTCAGGTCAGAGGGTGTGCCCTGCATCGCCTCGGGCGTGTTGCTGTCCTACCCCTCTGTGGGCGGCGCCACCCGCCCCTCCGCGTCCTTCCAGCAGCAGCGGGCCGGGCCCTCGGATGTGCGGCTGagcgcccaccaccactggaTGCGCCGCAAGGCGGCCGTGAAACGCCTGGACCCTGCGCGGCTCCCGTGCCACTGGGTGCGCCCTCTGGCTGAGGTCCTGGTCCCAGACTCTCAAACACGCCCCTTGGAAGCCTACCGCGGACGCCAGCGGGGCGAGAAGACCAAGGCCCGGGCCGAACCCCAAGCCCTCGGCCCCGGCACCCGTGTCTCCCCGGCAGCGTTCTTCCCTCTCCGGCCAGGCATTCCTTTCCGTGCCTTGGACTCGGGCCCCGCACTCCTGTTCCCCACTTTAAATTTAGGCCTATCGTCGCCATCCCTCGAGTCAAAGCTTCCACTCCCCAACTCCAGGATCCGCTTCCTCACCACACACCCGGTGCTCCCTGATGTGgcccgcagccccagccccaaggTGTGGCCCAGTGCCAGGTGGCCCAGCGGTTGGGAGGGGGAGGCCGAGCTGCTGGGCGAGCTGTGGGCTGGCCGGACCCGCGTGCTTCCACAGGGTCTGGAGCTGGCAGACAGCCTGGCAGATGGCCTCGATCCTGGCAGATGGCCTCGAACCACACCCCCGGTCCTTGAAGCCACTTCCCAGGTGATGTGGAAGCCGGTGTTGCTGCCAGAAGCCCTGAAGCTGGCCCCTGGTGTGAGCATGTGGAACCAGAGCACCCAGGTGTTGCTCAGCTCTGGTGTGCCTGAACAGGAGGACAAAGAAGGTAGCACCTTTCCTCCCGTTGAGCAACACCCCATCCAGACAGGTGCCCCAAAGCCCCAGGTGACCGTAGCACAGCTAATGAAGAACTCAGCCCCCAAAGTGTGGTCACGCTCCTCTAAGCCTGCTGCCTCCCTCTGA
- the C12H2orf81 gene encoding uncharacterized protein C2orf81 homolog isoform X1 yields the protein MQQKHRRSATALAMAHEGSVSFSSTGDAPEPGSAVKRQERQVRDRGVTRSKAEKVRPPTVPVPQVDIVPGRLNEAEWMALTALEEGEDVVGDILADLLARVMDSAFKVYLTQQCIPFTISQAREAMLQITEWRFLARDEGESAVAEDPTWGEDEEPSACTTDSWAQGSVPVLHAPTSEGLENFQGEVHSSGASPDSSAITPALHFPTSHCPSAFPQDPGGVDRIPLGRSWMGRGSQEQMESWEPSPELRVTSAPPPTSELFQEAGPRGPVEEADGQSRGLSSAGSLSASFQLLVEEAPADDADPSLDPYLVASPQASTEMGHPLGFHLSLEDLCCCMPQLDAAGNRLELRSEGVPCIASGVLLSYPSVGGATRPSASFQQQRAGPSDVRLSAHHHWMRRKAAVKRLDPARLPCHWVRPLAEVLVPDSQTRPLEAYRGRQRGEKTKARAEPQALGPGTRVSPAAFFPLRPGIPFRALDSGPALLFPTLNLGLSSPSLESKLPLPNSRIRFLTTHPVLPDVARSPSPKVWPSARWPSGWEGEAELLGELWAGRTRVLPQGLELADSLADGLDPGRWPRTTPPVLEATSQVMWKPVLLPEALKLAPGVSMWNQSTQVLLSSGVPEQEDKEGSTFPPVEQHPIQTGAPKPQVTVAQLMKNSAPKVWSRSSKPAASL from the exons aggcaggagaggcaggtcCGAGACCGCGGGGTGACCCGGTCCAAGGCGGAAAAAGTGCGGCCGCCCACTGTGCCAGTGCCGCAGGTGGATATTGTACCTGGGCGGCTCAATGAGGCCGAGTGGATGGCGCTTACGGCCCTCGAGGAGGGCGAGGACGTGGTAGGGGACATCTTGGCCGACTTGCTGGCTCGAGTCATGGACTCTGCTTTCAAAGTCTACCTGACTCAGCAG TGCATTCCATTCACCATCAGCCAGGCCCGGGAGGCCATGCTGCAGATCACCGAGTGGCGCTTCCTGGCCCGGGACGAGGGAGAATCTGCAGTAGCTGAGGACCCCACATGGGGTGAGGACGAGGAGCCTTCGGCGTGCACGacggactcctgggctcagggttCAGTGCCCGTGCTGCACGCGCCCACCTCGGAGGGCCTGGAGAACTTCCAAGGCGAAGTACACTCCTCAGGAGCCTCTCCGGACTCCTCTGCCATTACTCCTGCTCTCCACTTTCCGACATCTCACTGCCCGAGTGCATTCCCCCAGGACCCTGGGGGCGTGGACCGGATCCCTTTAGGAAGGTCGTGGATGGGTCGAGGCTCCCAGGAGCAGATGGAATCTTGGGAACCTTCTCCGGAGCTGAGAGTCACCTCGGCCCCTCCTCCCACATCAGAGCTGTTTCAGGAGGCAGGGCCCAGAGGTCCTGTAGAGGAAGCGGACGGCCAGTCTAGAGGCCTCTCCTCGGCCGGGTCCTTGAGCGCGAGCTTCCAACTGTTGGTGGAGGAGGCGCCTGCCGACGATGCCGACCCTTCTCTGGATCCGTACCTGGTAGCCAGCCCCCAGGCCTCAACCGAGATGGGACACCCCCTCGGCTTCCATTTGTCGTTGGAGGACCTCTGCTGTTGCATGCCCCAACTGGACGCGGCTGGGAATCGGCTGGAACTCAGGTCAGAGGGTGTGCCCTGCATCGCCTCGGGCGTGTTGCTGTCCTACCCCTCTGTGGGCGGCGCCACCCGCCCCTCCGCGTCCTTCCAGCAGCAGCGGGCCGGGCCCTCGGATGTGCGGCTGagcgcccaccaccactggaTGCGCCGCAAGGCGGCCGTGAAACGCCTGGACCCTGCGCGGCTCCCGTGCCACTGGGTGCGCCCTCTGGCTGAGGTCCTGGTCCCAGACTCTCAAACACGCCCCTTGGAAGCCTACCGCGGACGCCAGCGGGGCGAGAAGACCAAGGCCCGGGCCGAACCCCAAGCCCTCGGCCCCGGCACCCGTGTCTCCCCGGCAGCGTTCTTCCCTCTCCGGCCAGGCATTCCTTTCCGTGCCTTGGACTCGGGCCCCGCACTCCTGTTCCCCACTTTAAATTTAGGCCTATCGTCGCCATCCCTCGAGTCAAAGCTTCCACTCCCCAACTCCAGGATCCGCTTCCTCACCACACACCCGGTGCTCCCTGATGTGgcccgcagccccagccccaaggTGTGGCCCAGTGCCAGGTGGCCCAGCGGTTGGGAGGGGGAGGCCGAGCTGCTGGGCGAGCTGTGGGCTGGCCGGACCCGCGTGCTTCCACAGGGTCTGGAGCTGGCAGACAGCCTGGCAGATGGCCTCGATCCTGGCAGATGGCCTCGAACCACACCCCCGGTCCTTGAAGCCACTTCCCAGGTGATGTGGAAGCCGGTGTTGCTGCCAGAAGCCCTGAAGCTGGCCCCTGGTGTGAGCATGTGGAACCAGAGCACCCAGGTGTTGCTCAGCTCTGGTGTGCCTGAACAGGAGGACAAAGAAGGTAGCACCTTTCCTCCCGTTGAGCAACACCCCATCCAGACAGGTGCCCCAAAGCCCCAGGTGACCGTAGCACAGCTAATGAAGAACTCAGCCCCCAAAGTGTGGTCACGCTCCTCTAAGCCTGCTGCCTCCCTCTGA
- the C12H2orf81 gene encoding uncharacterized protein C2orf81 homolog isoform X2, giving the protein MQQKHRRSATALAMAHEGSRQERQVRDRGVTRSKAEKVRPPTVPVPQVDIVPGRLNEAEWMALTALEEGEDVVGDILADLLARVMDSAFKVYLTQQCIPFTISQAREAMLQITEWRFLARDEGESAVAEDPTWGEDEEPSACTTDSWAQGSVPVLHAPTSEGLENFQGEVHSSGASPDSSAITPALHFPTSHCPSAFPQDPGGVDRIPLGRSWMGRGSQEQMESWEPSPELRVTSAPPPTSELFQEAGPRGPVEEADGQSRGLSSAGSLSASFQLLVEEAPADDADPSLDPYLVASPQASTEMGHPLGFHLSLEDLCCCMPQLDAAGNRLELRSEGVPCIASGVLLSYPSVGGATRPSASFQQQRAGPSDVRLSAHHHWMRRKAAVKRLDPARLPCHWVRPLAEVLVPDSQTRPLEAYRGRQRGEKTKARAEPQALGPGTRVSPAAFFPLRPGIPFRALDSGPALLFPTLNLGLSSPSLESKLPLPNSRIRFLTTHPVLPDVARSPSPKVWPSARWPSGWEGEAELLGELWAGRTRVLPQGLELADSLADGLDPGRWPRTTPPVLEATSQVMWKPVLLPEALKLAPGVSMWNQSTQVLLSSGVPEQEDKEGSTFPPVEQHPIQTGAPKPQVTVAQLMKNSAPKVWSRSSKPAASL; this is encoded by the exons aggcaggagaggcaggtcCGAGACCGCGGGGTGACCCGGTCCAAGGCGGAAAAAGTGCGGCCGCCCACTGTGCCAGTGCCGCAGGTGGATATTGTACCTGGGCGGCTCAATGAGGCCGAGTGGATGGCGCTTACGGCCCTCGAGGAGGGCGAGGACGTGGTAGGGGACATCTTGGCCGACTTGCTGGCTCGAGTCATGGACTCTGCTTTCAAAGTCTACCTGACTCAGCAG TGCATTCCATTCACCATCAGCCAGGCCCGGGAGGCCATGCTGCAGATCACCGAGTGGCGCTTCCTGGCCCGGGACGAGGGAGAATCTGCAGTAGCTGAGGACCCCACATGGGGTGAGGACGAGGAGCCTTCGGCGTGCACGacggactcctgggctcagggttCAGTGCCCGTGCTGCACGCGCCCACCTCGGAGGGCCTGGAGAACTTCCAAGGCGAAGTACACTCCTCAGGAGCCTCTCCGGACTCCTCTGCCATTACTCCTGCTCTCCACTTTCCGACATCTCACTGCCCGAGTGCATTCCCCCAGGACCCTGGGGGCGTGGACCGGATCCCTTTAGGAAGGTCGTGGATGGGTCGAGGCTCCCAGGAGCAGATGGAATCTTGGGAACCTTCTCCGGAGCTGAGAGTCACCTCGGCCCCTCCTCCCACATCAGAGCTGTTTCAGGAGGCAGGGCCCAGAGGTCCTGTAGAGGAAGCGGACGGCCAGTCTAGAGGCCTCTCCTCGGCCGGGTCCTTGAGCGCGAGCTTCCAACTGTTGGTGGAGGAGGCGCCTGCCGACGATGCCGACCCTTCTCTGGATCCGTACCTGGTAGCCAGCCCCCAGGCCTCAACCGAGATGGGACACCCCCTCGGCTTCCATTTGTCGTTGGAGGACCTCTGCTGTTGCATGCCCCAACTGGACGCGGCTGGGAATCGGCTGGAACTCAGGTCAGAGGGTGTGCCCTGCATCGCCTCGGGCGTGTTGCTGTCCTACCCCTCTGTGGGCGGCGCCACCCGCCCCTCCGCGTCCTTCCAGCAGCAGCGGGCCGGGCCCTCGGATGTGCGGCTGagcgcccaccaccactggaTGCGCCGCAAGGCGGCCGTGAAACGCCTGGACCCTGCGCGGCTCCCGTGCCACTGGGTGCGCCCTCTGGCTGAGGTCCTGGTCCCAGACTCTCAAACACGCCCCTTGGAAGCCTACCGCGGACGCCAGCGGGGCGAGAAGACCAAGGCCCGGGCCGAACCCCAAGCCCTCGGCCCCGGCACCCGTGTCTCCCCGGCAGCGTTCTTCCCTCTCCGGCCAGGCATTCCTTTCCGTGCCTTGGACTCGGGCCCCGCACTCCTGTTCCCCACTTTAAATTTAGGCCTATCGTCGCCATCCCTCGAGTCAAAGCTTCCACTCCCCAACTCCAGGATCCGCTTCCTCACCACACACCCGGTGCTCCCTGATGTGgcccgcagccccagccccaaggTGTGGCCCAGTGCCAGGTGGCCCAGCGGTTGGGAGGGGGAGGCCGAGCTGCTGGGCGAGCTGTGGGCTGGCCGGACCCGCGTGCTTCCACAGGGTCTGGAGCTGGCAGACAGCCTGGCAGATGGCCTCGATCCTGGCAGATGGCCTCGAACCACACCCCCGGTCCTTGAAGCCACTTCCCAGGTGATGTGGAAGCCGGTGTTGCTGCCAGAAGCCCTGAAGCTGGCCCCTGGTGTGAGCATGTGGAACCAGAGCACCCAGGTGTTGCTCAGCTCTGGTGTGCCTGAACAGGAGGACAAAGAAGGTAGCACCTTTCCTCCCGTTGAGCAACACCCCATCCAGACAGGTGCCCCAAAGCCCCAGGTGACCGTAGCACAGCTAATGAAGAACTCAGCCCCCAAAGTGTGGTCACGCTCCTCTAAGCCTGCTGCCTCCCTCTGA